A genome region from Desulfonatronovibrio magnus includes the following:
- a CDS encoding MBL fold metallo-hydrolase RNA specificity domain-containing protein, translating into MKVRFLGAARGVTGSCYMMEVQGKRFAVDCGLHQGNSEIEKRNWNIDLYDPASISFIMITHAHIDHCGLLPRLVQKGFKGKVYATPPTVDLLEIMLTDSAFIQEMEAEWKSKKLSRHGKPGVMPLYKSGDVFKAMKLVHPVEYNEEFSPCNGVHVLYKDAGHILGSSIIEIRIQEENDKRVKLVFSGDLGRPNQLLVRNPSYSEVADFLFMESTYGNRDHKNEDQSRDELLEAVNYSYNEGQKVIIPAFALERTQEVLYSFYLLHKEGRLPEDMPIFLDSPLAIRATQIFSKHYSYFDSKTRGFFKAGEDPLKLPNLKLMETASQSMSINTYKGPAIIISASGMANAGRVKHHLRHNIWKKGASIVFVGFQAKGTPGRKIVDGAKTIKILGEELAVKARVFTINGFSAHAGQSHILDWLSHFQNHGMKVFLMHGEYESQKVLSELIREKFDHEVHIPEYLEECLLKPNRVYESRMEPGLESPRINWDYVLEELQGKVSRLADNKNIVSSKSWTEQVEMRDDALEAGTILSKIISSLHLADSDSNSTDN; encoded by the coding sequence ATGAAAGTCAGATTTTTAGGAGCTGCCAGAGGGGTTACCGGCTCATGCTACATGATGGAAGTTCAGGGAAAAAGATTTGCCGTGGACTGTGGACTGCACCAGGGCAACAGTGAGATTGAAAAAAGAAACTGGAACATTGATCTATACGATCCTGCCAGTATCAGCTTCATAATGATTACCCACGCCCACATTGATCATTGCGGACTGCTGCCCAGGCTTGTGCAAAAAGGGTTCAAAGGTAAAGTATATGCTACTCCACCAACTGTGGATCTATTGGAGATCATGCTCACAGACAGTGCTTTTATTCAGGAAATGGAGGCGGAATGGAAAAGCAAGAAACTTTCCAGGCATGGGAAGCCGGGTGTAATGCCACTTTATAAATCCGGTGATGTTTTTAAAGCCATGAAACTGGTCCATCCTGTGGAGTACAATGAAGAGTTCTCACCTTGTAACGGGGTCCATGTTCTATATAAGGATGCCGGCCATATCCTGGGTTCATCCATTATAGAAATCCGCATACAAGAAGAGAATGATAAAAGGGTCAAACTGGTTTTTTCCGGAGATCTGGGACGTCCCAATCAGCTCCTGGTTCGCAATCCCAGTTATTCTGAAGTGGCTGATTTTTTATTTATGGAATCAACCTACGGAAACAGGGACCATAAGAACGAAGACCAGAGCCGGGACGAACTTCTTGAAGCTGTTAATTACAGTTATAATGAGGGGCAAAAGGTTATTATTCCAGCCTTTGCCCTGGAAAGAACTCAGGAAGTCCTTTATTCCTTCTATCTGCTTCATAAAGAAGGCAGGCTTCCAGAGGATATGCCCATCTTCTTGGACAGTCCTCTAGCCATAAGGGCTACCCAGATATTCAGCAAGCACTACAGCTATTTTGACTCCAAAACCAGGGGGTTTTTTAAGGCTGGCGAAGATCCCTTGAAGCTTCCAAATTTAAAGCTCATGGAAACTGCTTCTCAGTCTATGAGTATTAATACTTATAAGGGGCCGGCCATTATCATATCAGCCAGTGGAATGGCTAATGCAGGCCGGGTTAAGCATCATCTTCGACACAATATCTGGAAAAAGGGAGCAAGTATAGTCTTTGTAGGCTTTCAGGCCAAAGGCACTCCTGGACGAAAAATTGTGGACGGAGCCAAAACAATCAAAATTCTCGGTGAAGAACTGGCGGTAAAGGCCAGAGTTTTCACCATTAATGGATTTTCTGCTCATGCTGGTCAAAGCCATATCCTTGACTGGCTTTCGCACTTCCAGAATCACGGCATGAAAGTTTTTCTTATGCATGGAGAATATGAAAGCCAGAAAGTACTGTCTGAATTAATCAGGGAGAAATTTGATCACGAAGTGCATATACCTGAATATCTTGAAGAGTGCCTGCTCAAACCCAACAGAGTTTATGAGTCGAGAATGGAGCCTGGCTTAGAATCGCCCAGAATCAATTGGGACTATGTTCTGGAGGAGTTGCAGGGCAAGGTCAGCAGACTGGCTGATAATAAAAATATCGTCAGTTCCAAAAGCTGGACTGAACAGGTGGAAATGCGTGATGATGCCCTGGAAGCAGGAACGATCTTGTCCAAAATAATTTCCTCCTTACATCTTGCTGACTCAGATTCCAACTCTACTGATAATTGA
- a CDS encoding response regulator — MIHTILIIEPDKYEAREIVRDLQNLNVRTVVVHSHFQALTLLEDEYYGVILASMDQNGLDGLDFCRILTKRLVEEGRETPHIILMGHEWQRESIVENMAGADDFIIKPWLSSELRWRTKNGLRRLDEFLRLKNMIYFDPDSNALNLAGLEKDLRSEVNRLGRKKGWLSVAVLDFNGREWLEASLSPDFVDHAKKEVLRFLSKSLRNYDRVGRIHQNKICIMSGDCDYDCFSGLLSRVFKAVEGMSIGEFASGPMEFSLCGVFRCVMVDAAFGDSEKCFSHLWQWINSQGVLPDDLSGRAVYLGKEGFQDI, encoded by the coding sequence ATGATCCATACTATCCTGATTATTGAACCTGATAAATATGAGGCTCGGGAGATTGTCCGAGACCTGCAAAATTTAAATGTGCGCACGGTTGTGGTGCATTCCCATTTTCAAGCTCTAACTCTTTTGGAGGATGAGTACTATGGCGTCATACTGGCCTCAATGGATCAAAATGGCCTGGACGGCCTGGATTTCTGCAGAATCCTGACTAAAAGGCTGGTAGAAGAGGGCAGGGAGACACCGCATATAATCCTGATGGGCCATGAATGGCAAAGAGAGTCCATCGTTGAAAACATGGCAGGTGCTGATGATTTTATCATCAAACCATGGCTTTCCAGTGAGCTCAGATGGAGAACCAAAAATGGTCTGCGCAGGCTTGATGAGTTTTTAAGATTAAAAAATATGATTTATTTTGATCCTGACAGCAATGCCCTGAACCTGGCAGGATTAGAAAAAGATTTGCGAAGTGAGGTCAATCGTCTTGGCCGGAAAAAGGGCTGGTTGTCTGTTGCTGTTCTTGATTTTAATGGACGTGAATGGCTGGAAGCCAGTTTGAGTCCGGATTTTGTGGATCATGCCAAAAAAGAAGTGTTGCGCTTCTTAAGTAAATCTTTGCGAAATTACGATCGGGTAGGTCGCATTCATCAGAATAAAATATGCATTATGTCAGGGGACTGTGATTATGACTGCTTTTCTGGACTGCTCAGCAGGGTTTTCAAAGCGGTAGAAGGGATGAGTATAGGGGAGTTTGCTTCCGGTCCAATGGAGTTCTCTTTGTGCGGAGTGTTCAGGTGCGTTATGGTGGACGCAGCTTTTGGCGACAGTGAAAAGTGTTTTTCACACTTGTGGCAATGGATCAACAGCCAGGGGGTTTTGCCGGATGATCTTTCAGGCAGGGCTGTTTATCTTGGAAAAGAAGGTTTCCAGGATATATAG
- a CDS encoding sensor histidine kinase, which produces MADNSHTHTASWAREKRKKRRDLLLALGAVALIGMLTWIELQYFGVDSYLFLAFFNLNFILLLLVLFLVARNVFKLIIERRRKVLGSKLRTRLVMAFVSLSIVPVLLMFFIAVRFVQTSVDYWFQEQVASSMTQSLEVGQIFYNSVKKGLEVRAESTIQQIRQNEYLWGGRGMDNFLRAKKHDEHDLTLLGVINAELKEQNWHATQEWNIRWPDLKAAVPWSDLLQRPVYWSGMWSGESGDLVLGVMPVDDARTGFLIIGQTVDQGLLARLEGIVRGIDEYRKLETIKYPLKVALYTILGVITLLIIFGSIWYGFKLSREISQPVMALAQGTERIAKGDLGVRLEDQSDDELGMLVRSFNKMAMDLEKTRKNLTEANAMQVAQNEELEARGRYMQAVLDNITAGVISVDQEGKITTVNKAAEFILGLDSRKLTGWHPLDLVGGEYGNLVRDVLNQLKDLPESQWQRQLDIEVHGRMVKILVNAVILRGEKGDIYGIVAVFEDITELEKMQRMAAWREVAQRIAHEIKNPLTPIKLSTQRLDKKFSAIISDKSFTECTSLIIRQVENLQQMVREFSAFAKLPEVKVKLDRLDTLLEEVVSIFRQSHRKIEWKLQFISEIPEFNFDREALKRVFMNLLLNATEALSTRKQGKVEIVVDYDFQLKRVFVEVADNGPELTSEERARMFEPYYSSKKEGTGLGLAIVKSIVSDHGGYVRVKRNKPEGSVFVVELPAVTSQQIKEA; this is translated from the coding sequence ATGGCTGACAATTCCCATACCCACACTGCCTCATGGGCCAGAGAAAAAAGAAAAAAACGCCGGGATCTTCTTCTTGCGCTTGGTGCGGTGGCCTTGATAGGCATGCTCACCTGGATTGAACTCCAATACTTCGGGGTTGACTCCTACCTGTTTCTGGCCTTTTTTAATCTCAATTTTATTCTTCTGCTGCTTGTGCTGTTCCTGGTGGCTCGTAATGTGTTCAAGCTCATTATTGAACGCAGGCGCAAGGTGCTGGGCTCAAAACTCAGAACCAGGCTGGTTATGGCCTTTGTATCTCTGTCCATCGTTCCTGTTTTATTAATGTTTTTCATAGCAGTGCGTTTTGTTCAGACATCAGTTGATTACTGGTTTCAGGAACAGGTTGCCAGTTCCATGACTCAGTCACTGGAAGTGGGTCAGATATTTTATAACTCTGTTAAAAAAGGCCTTGAGGTACGTGCTGAATCCACCATCCAGCAGATTCGTCAGAATGAATATCTTTGGGGTGGCAGGGGAATGGATAATTTTCTCAGAGCCAAGAAGCATGATGAGCATGACCTGACTCTCTTGGGAGTCATTAATGCAGAGTTGAAGGAGCAGAACTGGCATGCCACCCAGGAATGGAACATAAGGTGGCCTGATCTAAAAGCTGCTGTTCCCTGGTCGGATCTCCTGCAAAGGCCTGTCTACTGGTCTGGGATGTGGTCAGGTGAATCAGGAGATCTTGTATTGGGGGTAATGCCTGTTGATGATGCCAGGACTGGCTTTCTGATAATTGGGCAGACAGTTGATCAGGGCCTTTTAGCCAGGCTTGAAGGTATTGTGCGAGGTATTGATGAATACCGCAAACTGGAAACTATAAAATATCCTCTTAAGGTAGCCCTTTATACCATTCTTGGAGTTATTACTTTATTGATAATTTTTGGTTCCATCTGGTACGGATTTAAACTTTCCAGAGAAATTTCCCAGCCGGTTATGGCTCTGGCTCAAGGTACGGAGCGCATTGCCAAGGGTGACCTTGGTGTCCGTCTTGAGGATCAATCAGACGATGAACTTGGAATGCTGGTTCGTTCTTTCAATAAAATGGCCATGGATCTCGAAAAAACCAGGAAGAATCTGACAGAAGCAAATGCAATGCAGGTGGCCCAGAACGAAGAGCTCGAGGCTCGGGGGCGATATATGCAGGCTGTGCTTGATAATATAACAGCCGGAGTTATTTCAGTTGATCAGGAAGGTAAAATCACCACTGTCAACAAGGCTGCAGAGTTCATCCTTGGCCTGGACAGCAGAAAACTTACGGGGTGGCATCCCCTGGACCTGGTGGGTGGAGAGTATGGAAATTTAGTCAGGGACGTACTGAATCAACTAAAAGATCTGCCGGAATCCCAGTGGCAGAGACAGTTAGATATTGAAGTTCATGGCAGGATGGTCAAAATTCTGGTAAATGCGGTAATACTCAGAGGAGAAAAGGGTGATATTTACGGGATTGTGGCTGTTTTTGAGGATATAACAGAGCTTGAGAAAATGCAGCGCATGGCTGCATGGAGAGAAGTAGCCCAAAGAATCGCCCATGAAATCAAAAATCCACTGACACCAATCAAATTATCCACACAAAGGTTAGATAAAAAATTTTCGGCAATTATTTCAGACAAGTCTTTTACTGAGTGCACCAGCCTTATTATCAGGCAGGTTGAGAATCTGCAGCAGATGGTCCGAGAATTTTCAGCCTTTGCCAAGCTCCCTGAAGTAAAAGTCAAACTTGACCGTTTGGATACATTATTAGAAGAAGTTGTTTCCATTTTCAGGCAAAGCCATAGAAAAATAGAATGGAAATTACAATTTATCTCCGAAATTCCAGAATTTAATTTTGATCGTGAAGCCCTTAAAAGAGTGTTCATGAACCTTCTGCTCAATGCAACTGAAGCTCTGTCCACAAGAAAGCAGGGTAAGGTAGAAATTGTTGTAGATTATGACTTTCAGCTCAAAAGAGTATTTGTGGAAGTGGCTGATAATGGACCTGAATTGACTTCAGAAGAGAGGGCCAGAATGTTTGAGCCTTACTATTCCAGCAAAAAGGAAGGAACCGGTCTGGGGCTGGCCATTGTCAAATCAATTGTTTCTGATCACGGCGGATATGTCAGGGTCAAAAGGAACAAGCCGGAGGGCTCTGTATTCGTTGTTGAACTGCCGGCTGTTACAAGCCAGCAGATAAAAGAGGCTTAA
- a CDS encoding DUF4390 domain-containing protein has product MKFRYILIFLAIFCFSLLLPQRGSAQSLELSSFVIDTRGEYLTARFSIDVEEFNYMKSYIDSGSKLAIIYDVKLLKKRMFFPDFPLSSQQHEVGLEKDLLSGQYVVLYPDERKTMDSFEEYDFVKIFEGIDVPLAPLIELEPGRKYVVRIQIRLISKGVPKWIKRTLFFWSWDLAKAIRYEMEFSL; this is encoded by the coding sequence ATGAAATTTAGATATATACTCATTTTCCTGGCAATCTTCTGTTTCAGCCTGCTGCTTCCTCAACGTGGAAGTGCGCAGAGCCTTGAGCTTTCGAGCTTTGTCATTGATACCCGCGGAGAATACCTTACAGCAAGGTTTTCCATTGATGTTGAAGAATTTAATTACATGAAATCATATATAGACAGTGGCTCCAAGCTTGCCATTATCTATGACGTTAAGCTTCTGAAAAAAAGGATGTTTTTTCCGGACTTTCCATTATCCTCTCAGCAGCATGAGGTGGGACTGGAAAAAGATCTGCTTAGCGGACAATATGTTGTGCTTTATCCTGATGAGCGCAAAACTATGGACAGTTTTGAAGAATATGATTTTGTAAAGATATTTGAAGGTATTGATGTCCCGCTTGCCCCTCTGATTGAACTTGAACCAGGACGCAAGTATGTGGTCAGGATTCAAATTCGTCTCATTTCCAAAGGGGTTCCTAAATGGATAAAAAGGACGCTTTTTTTCTGGTCATGGGATTTGGCTAAGGCAATAAGGTACGAAATGGAATTTTCTCTGTAA
- the dapB gene encoding 4-hydroxy-tetrahydrodipicolinate reductase: MKTNIVVTGAKGRMGTTIAGLVKQNPELSLAGVVERQGNVEGLEQYNCMVSDNLHELLTKNENCVVIDFTSPEVSMDVAAICADTGAAAVMGTTGFSSEELEKLEKTARQVRLFWAPNMSVGINVLLRILPELINMLGDKYDLELMEIHHKFKKDAPSGTALKLAQVLAASQGLDLDEKGVFCRKGIIGERQESEIGVQTLRGGDVVGDHTVYLLGPGERIEVTHRAHSRETFAQGAIRAASWLVEQKPGKLYTMADIFA, encoded by the coding sequence ATGAAAACAAATATTGTTGTAACAGGTGCTAAAGGCCGAATGGGAACGACCATTGCCGGACTTGTCAAGCAGAACCCTGAACTTAGTCTGGCCGGTGTTGTTGAAAGACAGGGTAACGTTGAAGGCCTTGAGCAATATAACTGTATGGTAAGTGATAATCTGCATGAACTTCTTACCAAGAATGAGAATTGTGTTGTTATAGATTTTACATCTCCTGAAGTCAGCATGGATGTTGCCGCAATCTGTGCTGATACAGGAGCTGCAGCAGTAATGGGAACTACCGGTTTCAGTTCTGAAGAGCTTGAAAAACTGGAAAAAACAGCCCGGCAGGTCAGGCTTTTCTGGGCTCCTAATATGAGCGTAGGCATCAATGTTCTACTCAGGATATTACCAGAACTTATCAATATGCTGGGGGACAAGTACGATCTCGAACTTATGGAAATTCACCACAAATTCAAAAAAGACGCCCCTTCAGGCACTGCGCTGAAGCTGGCTCAGGTACTGGCTGCCAGTCAGGGGCTTGACCTTGATGAAAAAGGAGTTTTCTGCCGCAAGGGTATTATTGGAGAAAGGCAGGAATCAGAAATTGGAGTGCAAACTCTGCGCGGCGGTGATGTTGTGGGTGATCATACTGTTTACTTACTTGGTCCTGGAGAAAGAATCGAGGTTACGCACAGGGCTCACTCCAGAGAAACTTTTGCTCAGGGTGCCATCAGGGCTGCCAGCTGGCTTGTTGAACAAAAGCCTGGTAAATTATATACAATGGCTGATATTTTTGCTTGA